Genomic segment of Arachnia propionica:
CCCTGCCCCGGCCGATCTCGGCTACGACGTGATCTCAGTGCCACAGGGCTCCGGAGTCGATCTCGACCTCAAACTCGAGGCGGTCGTCGAAGGGGTGCTGGTCACGGGAACGGCTCGCGCGCAGGTGCGCGGCGAGTGCGCCCGATGCCTGAGTGCAATCGAGGATGAGAAATCCTTCGATCTGCAGGAACTCTACTTCTACCCCGGGAACGAGGTGGACGAGGACGAGAGCGTCGTCGTTGACGACGCCATCGACCTGGAGGAGGCTCTGCGCGACGCTGTGGTACTGGAGCTGCCGTTCACGCCCCTGTGTGATCCCGACTGCCTCGGCCTGTGCCAGGAATGCGGGTTCAACCTGAACGACGACCCGGATCACGGGCACGAAGCCAAGGTTGACCCGCGGTGGGAGAAACTCGTGGG
This window contains:
- a CDS encoding YceD family protein, translated to MNSVHHHPDRRSPYVFDVLELGRRPGAMKEIRVDVPAPADLGYDVISVPQGSGVDLDLKLEAVVEGVLVTGTARAQVRGECARCLSAIEDEKSFDLQELYFYPGNEVDEDESVVVDDAIDLEEALRDAVVLELPFTPLCDPDCLGLCQECGFNLNDDPDHGHEAKVDPRWEKLVGIDIGGEN